Proteins encoded in a region of the Triplophysa dalaica isolate WHDGS20190420 chromosome 10, ASM1584641v1, whole genome shotgun sequence genome:
- the s1pr3a gene encoding sphingosine 1-phosphate receptor 3a produces MDNVLEPDMNLDIVNHYNHSGKWERPRSTGTCKKALLIFICVLIVLENITVLLALWRNKRFHSRMYFLIGNLALSDMLAGVAYVVNIFTSGRNTFFLTPNQWLLREGSMFVALSASTFSLLAIGIERHMTMVRLRPCETASKGRLLALLGACWAVSIFLSVLPSLGWNCLGKMHTCSTVLPLYDKSYIAFCISIFTALLAAIVVLYVRIYQLVTSSGRRVSSRPSDRSLALLRTVVIVLGVFVLCWAPLFLLLLLDVGCSPKRCPVLYQVDWFIALAVLNSSLNPLIYTLSSREMRAAFFRVLCCCFYNTSLDSIPTATGAKLPGIVLDTAENSKSSMAGAQSGVAKSTLMRSNVTTPTNSNHQHGDTPTPVTQSTGPGDLLSAVLMKAGALPSLGKF; encoded by the coding sequence ATGGATAACGTGCTTGAGCCAGATATGAATTTGGATATAGTTAACCACTACAACCACTCCGGTAAGTGGGAAAGACCAAGAAGCACAGGCACGTGCAAAAAAGCCCTGCTAATTTTCATCTGCGTACTAATAGTGTTGGAAAACATAACTGTGTTGTTGGCACTGTGGCGCAACAAGCGTTTCCACAGCCGCATGTATTTTCTCATTGGCAACCTGGCATTGTCGGACATGTTGGCCGGAGTTGCTTATGTAGTCAACATTTTCACCTCTGGCCgcaacacattttttctcaCTCCTAACCAATGGCTGTTGCGGGAGGGAAGCATGTTTGTGGCCCTTAGCGCCTCAACGTTCAGTTTACTTGCTATTGGGATTGAGCGGCACATGACGATGGTAAGGCTGCGTCCGTGTGAGACCGCCAGCAAAGGGAGGCTACTAGCCCTCCTTGGAGCCTGTTGGGCCGTTTCGATATTTCTAAGCGTCTTGCCCAGTCTGGGCTGGAACTGTTTGGGCAAAATGCACACCTGCTCTACTGTGCTGCCGCTCTATGACAAAAGCTACATAGCATTTTGCATCAGCATCTTTACCGCCCTACTAGCTGCCATTGTGGTGCTGTACGTACGTATTTACCAACTGGTGACATCGAGCGGGCGGAGGGTGAGCTCCCGGCCGTCGGATCGCTCGCTCGCCCTTCTACGCACGGTGGTGATAGTACTGGGAGTTTTTGTGCTATGCTGGGCCCCTCTTTTCTTATTGTTGCTGTTGGATGTGGGCTGCAGCCCAAAGCGGTGCCCGGTTCTCTACCAGGTGGACTGGTTCATCGCCCTGGCGGTGCTCAACTCCTCCCTGAACCCTCTCATTTACACGCTGTCCAGCCGGGAGATGCGGGCGGCGTTCTTTCGAGTTCTGTGCTGCTGTTTCTATAACACGTCTCTAGACTCCATTCCCACAGCAACAGGCGCGAAGCTCCCGGGAATAGTCCTCGACACTGCAGAAAACAGCAAATCCAGCATGGCGGGGGCACAGAGCGGTGTGGCCAAATCTACCCTGATGAGAAGTAATGTGACCACACCAACAAACTCAAACCACCAGCATGGGGACACGCCAACACCCGTAACACAATCGACAGGGCCGGGTGACCTGCTGTCTGCTGTGCTGATGAAAGCAGGCGCACTTCCTTCTTTGGGAAAGTTCTGA